The nucleotide window CGATGTAACTGCCGACGATCCGCGCCCCTAAAAAACCGCAGGTTAACAGGACACTTAGCACGCAAGTCGCTTTATGGTGGCGAAGAAACATCGTCGCAAACGCTTTATGTTCAGTCGTGAGTTCCTCCAATTTTGATATCGTGCGTTCTAAGGCAGGGGCGAGGCGGGTGAACCGCCGCTTCGCTGCATTACAGAGCCAATTGAAAAAACGGAAAACGATTTCCGGCTTGAAAAGCAGTAGCAGAAACGAAGTAAATGCCAAGCTGAACGCCAAAAAACTAAATAGACTTACCCATGTAGCCGTCTTCGGTAAAAAAGGCGGATCTAACCAAGTAATACCGCCTGCGAAGACAATCAGTGTGATTAAAGTGGAGAGAAAACAGATAATCCCCGATGTTATCGCTCCTGACAACGGCACGCCTGCTCGCGTGTAGATATAGAGATGACCAACTCCACCTGTTTGAAAGGGTGTAATACAGGACACGCAGAGGGTTCCTAAGTTGGCGCGAAGGCTATCCCTGAATCGAATCTCTGGATTCACTTTCCGAATGAAAATATGGAAGCGAAGCGCACCAAATATCCAATCCACGAACATACACAAGCACGCGCCGAACAGCATCTCGACCTGCATCTCGCGAAAAACTTGCTTTATATCTTGAGTCCCACTCCACAGAAAACTTATGAATAAACCAGCGAATGTACACAGCACAAAGAAAAGCGCGCCACGAGCCACGTTTTCGCGGCTCAAGAATTCCTGCATTAGTAGAGAAATCTCCTTCGTAAGGGATGAATG belongs to Candidatus Poribacteria bacterium and includes:
- a CDS encoding lysylphosphatidylglycerol synthase transmembrane domain-containing protein; this encodes MQEFLSRENVARGALFFVLCTFAGLFISFLWSGTQDIKQVFREMQVEMLFGACLCMFVDWIFGALRFHIFIRKVNPEIRFRDSLRANLGTLCVSCITPFQTGGVGHLYIYTRAGVPLSGAITSGIICFLSTLITLIVFAGGITWLDPPFLPKTATWVSLFSFLAFSLAFTSFLLLLFKPEIVFRFFNWLCNAAKRRFTRLAPALERTISKLEELTTEHKAFATMFLRHHKATCVLSVLLTCGFLGARIVGSYIVVQALNGEATLWELSVIGLLLNFVVLFAPSPGASGVAEVVTAGLMENLILKDLIPLFVLLTRFFAIYCAVVVGGVVISLQLAKDFRAKKGPKQV